A single window of Rhodamnia argentea isolate NSW1041297 chromosome 5, ASM2092103v1, whole genome shotgun sequence DNA harbors:
- the LOC115728046 gene encoding disease resistance protein RUN1-like — protein MSRVQGTPQRTFSLPELKWLEWQWCHDISGLVAFGLSDLLVLDLSWSTSSTWWHWKKIMEKAQQLKVLILKHCRGLTESPVSDAPMDLERLNLEGCSLLPGVGISFRNLGKLVSLNVKSCSFVEKLPEDIGSLVALEELYIDGTSIKAIEFPEGSCGKLKILSACNCKSLSLSGSIGNLESLSDLALDGTELSELPNEIVLLKNLEKLYLRNCRKLEKLPEAIGRLERLQVMDLSDTVVDEIPPSVKDLRKLKVLKMPRTFIKTFPEGIRNLERLKEIDFTFCRCLMGECDITGLSSLRVLLLEKTKFSEVIGTKGQSYDFPNLVRDGKFRISERRR, from the exons atgaGCAGAGTGCAAGGAACTCCACAGAGGACGTTTTCCCTTCCAGAATTAAAGTGGCTTGAGTGGCAATGGTGCCACGATATCTCTGGTCTAGTTGCTTTCGGACTGTCAGACTTGCTCGTTCTTGATCTGTCTTGGAGTACCTCGAGCACTTGGTGGCActggaaaaaaattatggag AAGGCGCAACAGTTGAAAGTTTTGATCCTAAAACATTGTAGGGGGCTAACTGAATCTCCGGTTTCCGATGCACCCATGGACTTAGAAAGACTAAACCTGGAAGGTTGTTCTTTATTACCGGGTGTTGGCATATCCTTCAGAAATCTAGGGAAATTAGTTTCTTTGAATGTCAAGTCCTGCAGCTTCGTGGAAAAGTTGCCAGAAGATATAGGATCCTTGGTAGCTTTGGAAGAGCTTTACATTGATGGAACTTCCATTAAAGCAATTGAATTCCCTGAGGGTTCATGTGGGAAGCTTAAAATTCTGAGTGCTTGCAACTGTAAATCCTTGTCCCTATCCGGTTCAATTGGTAACTTGGAATCTCTTTCAGACCTAGCATTGGATGGCACTGAACTGAGTGAGCTCCCTAATGAAATAGTATTGCTGAAGAATCTTGAGAAGCTATATCTGAGAAACTGCAGGAAATTGGAGAAACTGCCAGAGGCCATTGGAAGACTCGAGAGGCTGCAAGTCATGGATCTTTCGGACACGGTAGTTGACGAAATACCTCCATCTGTTAAGGATTTGCGAAAATTGAAAGTGCTAAAGATGCCTCGCACTTTTATAAAAACATTTCCTGAAGGCATTAGGAACCTAGAGAGGTTGAAAGAGATAGATTTCACCTTCTGCAGATGTTTGATGGGGGAATGTGACATTACGGGATTGTCCTCTTTGCGGGTGTTACTTCTTGAAAAGACTAAATTTTCTGAGGTGATTGGGACGAAAGGTCAATCCTATGATTTCCCAAACCTGGTACGAGATGGCAAATTTCGCATCTCGGAAAGACGACGTTAG